In Drosophila yakuba strain Tai18E2 chromosome X, Prin_Dyak_Tai18E2_2.1, whole genome shotgun sequence, a single genomic region encodes these proteins:
- the LOC6525404 gene encoding uncharacterized protein LOC6525404 isoform X2, whose product MKKRPFGLPIWTPLFILFLLLLAGVWVGVNRHGLLDMYHQQVHGAPLTRKGIECPADGMMNLQQSHFDRSMNPFKAFLSWPSKQQKLDKVDKYKPVEDDFGGQEELSKYQHDEPRFDFKMSKYQAGAPLCDTKVDKFQAQDDESDFERKLGGMDHHQDADHFSHFNLDADHLDLDANHFTQGSDHFNQGSEHFNQGADRFNQGSEHFNQGSDHYNPIGDHYSLDADQLGHDVNQLSHNVNQLSHDVNQFNGNADNVHLNRDLDMFDNIQANKPELVNSPMMDYKREFASDDANPYVESLQQRYEPLPHAYKD is encoded by the exons ATGAAGAAGAGGCCTTTTGGACTGCCCATTTGGACGCCACTGTTCATCCTTTTCTTGCTCCTCCTGGCCGGCGTTTGGG ttGGCGTGAATCGCCATGGGCTGCTGGACATGTACCATCAGCAGGTTCATGGCGCTCCTCTAACTAGAAAGGGCATCGAGTGTCCAGCGGATGGAATGATGAATTTGCAGCAAAGCCATTTTGATAGATCAATGAATC CTTTCAAAGCCTTTCTCTCTTGGCCGAgtaagcaacaaaaactggACAAGGTTGATAAGTACAAGCCAGTGGAGGATGATTTTGGTGGCCAAGAGGAGCTATCCAAGTACCAACACGATGAGCCTCGTTTCGATTTTAAAATGTCCAAGTACCAAGCCGGTGCACCGCTATGTGATACAAAAGTGGATAAATTTCAGGCCCAAGATGATGAGTCGGACTTTGAGCGCAAGCTGGGAGGGATGGATCATCACCAGGATGCGGATCACTTCAGTCACTTCAACCTAGATGCAGATCACTTAGATCTTGATGCAAATCACTTCACACAGGGCTCAGATCACTTCAATCAGGGGTCAGAGCACTTCAATCAGGGGGCAGACCGCTTCAATCAGGGATCAGAACACTTCAATCAGGGGTCAGATCACTACAATCCGATTGGAGATCATTACAGCCTGGATGCAGATCAATTAGGTCACGATGTGAATCAATTAAGTCACAATGTGAATCAATTAAGTCACGATGTGAATCAATTCAACGGGAATGCAGATAACGTTCATCTGAATCGCGACCTGGATATGTTTGACAACATTCAAG CTAACAAGCCCGAATTGGTAAATAGTCCCATGATGGACTACAAACGCGAGTTCGCCAGCGATGATGCCAATCCTTATGTCGAGAGTCTTCAGCAGCGTTACGAGCCTTTGCCACATGCCTATAAGGATTAA
- the LOC6525404 gene encoding uncharacterized protein LOC6525404 isoform X1, with protein sequence MKKRPFGLPIWTPLFILFLLLLAGVWGKPSFGVNRHGLLDMYHQQVHGAPLTRKGIECPADGMMNLQQSHFDRSMNPFKAFLSWPSKQQKLDKVDKYKPVEDDFGGQEELSKYQHDEPRFDFKMSKYQAGAPLCDTKVDKFQAQDDESDFERKLGGMDHHQDADHFSHFNLDADHLDLDANHFTQGSDHFNQGSEHFNQGADRFNQGSEHFNQGSDHYNPIGDHYSLDADQLGHDVNQLSHNVNQLSHDVNQFNGNADNVHLNRDLDMFDNIQANKPELVNSPMMDYKREFASDDANPYVESLQQRYEPLPHAYKD encoded by the exons ATGAAGAAGAGGCCTTTTGGACTGCCCATTTGGACGCCACTGTTCATCCTTTTCTTGCTCCTCCTGGCCGGCGTTTGGGGTAAGCCTTCGT ttGGCGTGAATCGCCATGGGCTGCTGGACATGTACCATCAGCAGGTTCATGGCGCTCCTCTAACTAGAAAGGGCATCGAGTGTCCAGCGGATGGAATGATGAATTTGCAGCAAAGCCATTTTGATAGATCAATGAATC CTTTCAAAGCCTTTCTCTCTTGGCCGAgtaagcaacaaaaactggACAAGGTTGATAAGTACAAGCCAGTGGAGGATGATTTTGGTGGCCAAGAGGAGCTATCCAAGTACCAACACGATGAGCCTCGTTTCGATTTTAAAATGTCCAAGTACCAAGCCGGTGCACCGCTATGTGATACAAAAGTGGATAAATTTCAGGCCCAAGATGATGAGTCGGACTTTGAGCGCAAGCTGGGAGGGATGGATCATCACCAGGATGCGGATCACTTCAGTCACTTCAACCTAGATGCAGATCACTTAGATCTTGATGCAAATCACTTCACACAGGGCTCAGATCACTTCAATCAGGGGTCAGAGCACTTCAATCAGGGGGCAGACCGCTTCAATCAGGGATCAGAACACTTCAATCAGGGGTCAGATCACTACAATCCGATTGGAGATCATTACAGCCTGGATGCAGATCAATTAGGTCACGATGTGAATCAATTAAGTCACAATGTGAATCAATTAAGTCACGATGTGAATCAATTCAACGGGAATGCAGATAACGTTCATCTGAATCGCGACCTGGATATGTTTGACAACATTCAAG CTAACAAGCCCGAATTGGTAAATAGTCCCATGATGGACTACAAACGCGAGTTCGCCAGCGATGATGCCAATCCTTATGTCGAGAGTCTTCAGCAGCGTTACGAGCCTTTGCCACATGCCTATAAGGATTAA
- the LOC6525405 gene encoding uncharacterized protein LOC6525405, producing MLKHSLILILILVVAVCCFAAELPGNAYLPPLRHYHQLPDDIPPAVNGFPVDMDRDSFERYAPIFLDYPEVRPLLREQQEYALDLPFEEKHHYRKTSGLENAAAANRNW from the coding sequence ATGCTGAAACATTCATTGATCCTGATTCTGATCCTTGTGGTTGCAGTCTGTTGCTTTGCCGCCGAATTGCCAGGAAATGCATACTTGCCACCATTGAGACACTATCATCAGCTTCCCGATGATATTCCACCAGCTGTCAATGGTTTTCCCGTCGACATGGACCGGGATTCGTTTGAGAGGTACGCACCCATCTTTCTGGACTATCCGGAAGTTCGTCCTTTGCTCAGGGAGCAGCAGGAATACGCATTGGATCTGCCGTTCGAGGAGAAACACCATTATCGGAAAACATCAGGTCTGgaaaatgctgctgctgccaatcGCAATTGGTAA